DNA from Pecten maximus chromosome 18, xPecMax1.1, whole genome shotgun sequence:
aacatatttattatcaaaacatAGACAcgggattaggcacaagttacaACAACTTATCCACGCCTTcttccaacatatatacagtgtattacaaggTATAGTTACAGTAACAGGGATGatgacaaaaatgatataatatacgGTTTACTAAATGAACTGATCAAATTACAAAATCCAAAACCTAGTAGTTCGTAGTAGTTTCGATGTCATTATTTCTTTAGAATATTCTATAGAGtaaatgttatcagaagtatcACCAAGGACAGGATTTATTACGTATTTACACcagttttaaattattgatGCCGGCGATATTTGAGATATTGAAAGTTATTGATGTCATATTTAACTTTATTATCAGCTATGTACTGCCCCAAGTGTACCGGGGGTAAGTGTGGCTGTACTGGTGCCAGCTGCTGTACCAACAGCTGTAGATGTCCCGGATGTAAGGTCAACCGTGGATGCTTTTGTAAGTTTTTGCACAATTTGAATCAATGTTACTCtaaacttttaaaaagaaaactggAGGTTATATGAAATGATTAGATTAATTAGTCTTTACAGCTTTTCACATAGCAAATGTTCTTTTTTCACTTTTTCATGTCAAAACGAATATATGGTTCTGCAAGGATGATGTAACACGCCTACCACCACTTCCTATCTGAGTCGAGTTTAATACTGTGAAGTTAAAAATGTCCAATCATATTTCCACTTCAGCGGCGAAAGGTGTATCCTGCCCTGATGGAAAGTGTCAGGTCGGACTCGCTTGCAAATGTGGAGACTCCTGTACATGCAGTGACGGATGCACGTGCATTGTCTGCAAGGACGGATGTAAAAGTGGACGTAAGTCGTGTTTAAAACTATTTGATCAGATACTTCTCATCGGACGGTCAAAAGAGTACATAAATAATAGGGGTTGTCATCATGTAGCTTCATATGATGGCAATCTTATCAATGCAGCTTGTGTTTTTGGTATTTAACAGTCGAGTTTAAAACGTTGATGGTCTAGATAGTttattctcttaccctggacagggatatccccagttttaccggggtgagattttcttttctcccatacttcacagggttatccggcgcttacacagggtgggtaaagacagccggcacgcgctatatgacgctgctcacaataacataacgtcatcattttacgttgaagAACCAAGTCGTAAacgatgacgtcataaattttgacgcacattccaaggaaCATTGAAGACGGCgagatgaaaaactttcataaaaacttacgtttggttgcaagtatgtgagaaaaataatcaatcatgggtctgttccgcgaacaaggatatctcaactctcgtgtaagagtttggatGGCCAGCACTCGGCAGGCCTCGTGCTGAGTGGCCAAACacttacactcgggttgagatatctgTCCACGGAACAAGCCTATGATAGATGCTATTAATCTCgccctagggaaaagacaagctacacgtgctcttctCACGCTCTCAATAATTGTATTTagtcacgtcaacaataccatgacgtcacggcaacagtacaatgacgtcacgtcaacaattcaatcacgtcacgtcaacatttccttgcattgatgtaacgttaATATTAGAcacataagagggtaaacagggtaagggaaaaataatcattcacccccatggaagtgagacactcggcaagcctcgtgtttggcaacttaaaaatcttcccctcgggttgagattcccctgtctcacccccaagggtgtgaaagattctattagtcgTTCCCTCCGTTCATTGCAGTAATGCCTGATAATATGGGTAGTTGTgtagatatttgatttttttttaatgcgATCAAATTGTACTTAATCGTATGCTGCCTTCAGAGAAACACCCATTCTTAgtttaattaacattttatgaCACCACAACATACTTATGAGAGCGGTATATCTCaaaggcgcttgcatagaaaattgaattttgattttttttatacactgtatgtatataaggCAGTGGTATGTTTACTGTGGAAAGTACACACACCACTgctatatcaaaacattttgaaaatcacattttctatgcaagcgcctgtggtatATCTCTACCATTTCTCTACCATTTGCTAATTACGTATTCGTCCTCTAATTACGTATTCGTCCTCTAATTACGTATTCGTCCTCTATTTGTAAGTCGCCAAAGTTGCGTGCTCCATGAACTGCCAGTCAGGAAAATGCTTTGGAACTAGCGCCTGTCGTCATAGGTGCAATTCTGCTGGTAAGTCTCAAACTGCTTCAAGTCGTCAGTATTTTTAAAAGAACACTGCGAACATGTGGGTAATGtgataaacatttatttgataGTTTTTTCCCGCATATGAAATTTAAGTCTAATCTAAATTATACAATTTAATCAATTTACGAGGAATCACAAGTATGACTTGTTTTATGTTCCCTATAGCCGTGGTCTGTGTCAAGTGCCATGGGGTTAGGTGTGGCTGCACTGGCGCCGGATGTTGTACCAACAACTTTAGATGTCCCGGATGTAAGGTCAACTGTGGATGCTTTGGTAAGTTGTGATGATAATAAGTTTGAATATCAGATTGATGGTTGTTTgataaatgtaattataaccGTGTAGTTGAGTCACTTGGATTCTAAATCATTAAAATAGAAGCATGTTAATTTCAGCTCCCTGGCAAACGTTTCGGACTGTGATATTGTAAAGCAAAATATTAGTTGATATtgcattttttaattttcatacaGTTAGGAGAGCGAGCTGCCTTCATGGAGTTTGTCGGATTGGACGGGAGTGTAGATTTGGCTGCAAGTGCTGTGACGCATGCAAGTGTCATTGCTGTAAGGGTGGCTGCAAATGCGGAGGTAATAATACCGATCATGTTTATTTCTGTCGTCGTAATTTTACTTGGTGACAAGTTGCATAATGAATGAGCCGCTCTACTTTTCCCTGGCATCAACAAGAGGTGTTGGCATGGAAACAGTTTTATTCGTTTATTGCTACCCCATGTGATCATCGTATGGGAACTCTCGTGCTGAAGCTAAGACTTTATATCGTTAGTATGTGTGGGATGCTGATTTTCATTATATCCTTACTGTTACAGGCGCCAACTTCGTGGGCTGTGTGTCAGGGCAATGTTGCGGAATGAGTGCCTGCCATTGCAACAGCAAATGCGCATGTCCAAGATGCGGGTGCAACTGTTAATCAGGTAATTatcaattatgttttaaataaaaatagatgTTATTTTAGAACCGATAGGAATTTTCAAAAGTATTCATGATCAAAAGAAAGTCACCTTTTGTAGTGAGCAACactagatattttttttattgctgaAGCTAAGGTTTAACACAAACAAGACGGTGAATATGAACTTGGACAATATTTGTACTATTGTGATAAAAGACAAAGAGAGTATAATAATGTTAATGTCTTCCACCAGAATGTTAACTATGATCACTAGGTTTGGTGTTTTGGTTTATGTTAGACACTgtgaaataatattaataaaacaattctCGAATTACAGAGACATGTACCTGTGGTGTTGGCTGGACTGGATCAAGCACCATCTTCAAATATGGTGCTGGCTGCACTTGTAAGCAGTAATCGATGACGCCATGGGAGACCTTTGGACCCACCGTTTTCCGGATGTTCGTGGGCATTTACAGAGacgtttttgtttattattcgTTATCCAAGGACTTTGAGTAGTAATTGTAAACATTCTATCAAATTTGATTATCATGTGATAGCCAGCTAGTAGACTCGTTATCCAATCATCGCATTGTCCTGTTGGAGCTTGTCAGCAATACGAGTGTGTAAATACGTTATTGTTCATTATTATCTATATTAGTTAcgaattattttttcaaaaaaactttaaaaaaaaaaaaaaaaaaatatgtatgtgaCTTCAGCTGTCGACAGAGTTTAAGTTTAAGGAGAAACGCCCAGTCTTATTTTTAATCTTAAACTTGACGGTTTGAATATATATCCAgtattatctataaatatatagagaatataAAGGAAATATATGTGAACTAGTAACATCTTCCACCGCCTTGTCCTGTTGGAGCTTGTCACAATACAAAAGTTTGTAAATgagttattgtttatttatctatgtTACTTACGAATGGTGCATGCGACTTCTGCTGTTAACAAAGTTTAAGAAGAAACGCTCATTCTTATTTTTACTCAATTTCGagtttaaatatcaaatttgttgTACGTTCtgaaataaatatcttaatacaaatacgttttgtttatttatttacgTTAATGTTTAATGATCTGGTCGGGAAATTGAACATTTTTTGAATTGAGTACATGTTGACTTAGACGGAGCTCAAAGAGGAACGAGAGATGTCACTGTCTGAAAGGTGAAATAGTTGTTCTCCCGTAGGCCACCGTCCAGGTGGCAATGAACAACAAACACAGACAGACTGTCCACAACGCACCGTGCGATGAATTTAATGAACAAttcattaataataaataataatcatatgatatttacaaatacaatttacaattttgtaaTCAAATTATCCATGTACCAAATCGCAACCCCAAGCTATTCAATTATACATGAAATGGTAACTGATAACCTAACCTAACCTTATAGATTCTTACATTTCAATTacacaaaaaattaaacaagacGAAAATTAACGTCTCTCCTCGCCCGGTGCGCTGCCTGAACTGATCATACAAGCACATGCACCCGACTATACTCTGGTACACGTACTTGATTGCACACTGCCACCTAGCGGACTACCCACGGGAGAAAGTAATTTCACACTTAATTCATTTCATTCAAACGTGTGAAACATTATTAGGCTGATTTTAGTCCCCGAGATTTGTTGTGATGCTGACTAGGAACATCCAGTGTTTGGTTAGATAAGGGTGTTTTAGCTCTATCCTAAACCCATTTTGACTTTTCAACGTTCCTACACTTcttttgcgttaagtttttggtgcgagtgttgaaaggtattaatacatcactttataattgtactggggtgctgataattggcaatagagtccctctggggttagactatcccctgccagagttaaactaaaagatttttttggggaaaaaccagaattttcaaatttttggacttagaatatttgtgcgtttaagtttttggtgcgagtgttgaaaggtattaatacatcactttataattgtactagggtgctgataattggcaatagagtccctctggggttagactatcccctgccagagttaaattaaaagattttttttttaaaaaccagaattttcaaatttttggacttggaatatttctgcgttaagtttttggtgcaagtgttgaaaggtattaatacatcactttataattgtacttagggtgctgatagttggtaataaactccctcttgggttaaactatcccctgccggagttaaactaaaagatttttttgggaaataaccagaatttttcaaatttttggacatAGAATATgtctgcgttaagtttttggtgcaattgttaagaggttttaatgcatcactacatttatataattgtacaagggtgcttatatttggcaatagagtccctatggagtaagacaatcccttcctggagtaaaaattggattttttctttttaaatctgtgtttttttgtttttgtttttaaatctttggactttgtgttaactttatattgtgagtgttgaaaggcatagttatacatggtattaggttccctgtgggggttaaactatccctttcctgagttaaactgaaatattttcttgaaattttcgtgcaaatgttgaaagctttttaacacattactttgtgattgtactagggtgctgatatttggtaaaagagtccctatggagttacactatcctttcttggggtgaaactgaatataaaacaatatgaaaacgtcacaatagacaatttataccggttacatttttcaagggagacaactctcattaggatatgttgtcaaaaaattgaagaaatatgtccaaaagcaattacatttgtgtttaatatcttcatttaatctacaacagcatagcttgtctcccaaatgcatgaattcacaaaacataatctgatcaagtaaacaatataaatattattaatgcaatttgcgaaaccattccaattaatatattttaattatttattgacaaacatttgcgagacgagctatgc
Protein-coding regions in this window:
- the LOC117316348 gene encoding keratin-associated protein 5-1-like, whose protein sequence is MANVVNMQNVLLKCATCSKLASYAIFCDKCHGGKCSCTVEDCCSSDCRCSVCKDNRASFSGKGAFCPEGFCKVGQECECGDSCKCSDGCQCPKCFNFVCSNEFMSGKFCGTSDCRCNGKCSCPKCKSKCTSAMYCPKCTGGKCGCTGASCCTNSCRCPGCKVNRGCFSAKGVSCPDGKCQVGLACKCGDSCTCSDGCTCIVCKDGCKSGLAKVACSMNCQSGKCFGTSACRHRCNSAAVVCVKCHGVRCGCTGAGCCTNNFRCPGCKVNCGCFVRRASCLHGVCRIGRECRFGCKCCDACKCHCCKGGCKCGGANFVGCVSGQCCGMSACHCNSKCACPRCGCNC